GACGTACCTGGGTGCCGACACCGTGGTGAATTCCTGGGCGAACGCATCTTTACACGCAAGCCGACGGAGCCGGCTGCTGCCTCCCGTCGCCCCAGCccgcgaggaggaggaggaggaggaggaagaggaaggggccATGTCTTCACTGGGGGAAAATGGGGGCCTGGGGGGCCAGGCTGCCCACGGCACCGAGGGGCAGGGCTTGGTGGCTGGCTGTGTCCGGAGCGGTGGGGAAGGAGCACAGAGACCCTCTGCGGCTAAAAAGGAGCCGCTTGGGAGATGCTTtgcccagggctggctgggagtGACCCCGGGGTGGGACCAGAGGAGGGACCCTGGTGTGGCCGAGTCCTCCAGCGTGCTCCTGCTGCCGGGAAAGCCCGAGACCTGtgtggggagaggcaggggagagggttTGGTGGTCTGGGGTAGGAGCAGCCCCCGTGGGACCACTGCACATcctggtgggaggaggaggaggagggcaaaggggagagggaaggagcccGGAGCGCGGCGAGGGGAGACTCACCCGGCTGCCCCACGGTCCCGCTGCCGCTTGGCCGCTGGGCTTTCCCGAGGTCTCGCTTTGCTGGAGGGTGCTGGCTCCCGATGGCTGGGCCCCGCTGGGCCACCTTACTTGccttggttttaattaaaaaaataaagcaaagataCTCTATCCCCGGCCTGCAGGTCTCTGCCGCTCCGGCCAGCTGCCGGGCTGCCTCGGGGAGCCCCGAGGGCTCCTGGGGACGCCGCCTCCCGCGGCTCTCCACAGCCGAGCGGCTACGCTGCCCCTCAAAAACAGCCTCCACGGGGCCAAGAAGCAGCGGGAGGTGCAAGGCATCGGTGGTCCGGTCTagcccagcctgtccaggaGGTGCCGTCGGTTGCTCGCGGCCGGGCTGACGTCCAGGACACTGCGCCGAGGGGGACCCTCTCTTGCACAAGGGTCCCgtggcagcccccagcccagggacgGGCCCTGGGTGATGCTTGGCCGTGGCCGGCGGTGCGTTTCGCTCCACGTCCCCATCCCTAcgcccccccaaacacccagcCGAAGGTGACACCATGTCCTGGCGGGGTGgcccaggagaggagagaggaccACAGAACAGACAGGGATAAGCAGGTAATGGTTTTTTGGGAGGAGGGACCACTCCGGCGACCTGAGGCGTGGTGGTGGCCGGATGCCGACGTCCACCCCCCTCGCCTCCGGCGCCGGGCGGGATGCGGAGCACCCTGCCCGGGAAGCAGAGGAAGCCCGTGGCCGTGCAGTGTAGCGGGGTGGTGCAGcgcagcaggcagcagagcaggggcatcgccgccctccccgccgtAACGCCGCCCGAGGGGTGCAGTGCCCGGCCCacggtggggctggggaggggaagatgcTCCCCCTGGCCAGCGCTGGCCCCTCCAGGCCTGAGGACATCTGTGTCCCCAGCGCGTTTCCCTTTGCCTCTGTGGATGTAGCTGGAGCCCAGCACCCACTGGCCATTTGGGGACCTCTGGGAGCCCCCCAGCATCTGAAGTAGGACCCAATTGCCCCCCAAAAGAGGGGAAAGGCCTTGAGAGGCAGCAAAACATGCCGCCAGTCAGGCTGCTGGAGGCTGGAGGGGTTCAGACCCTGTGGGGCAAAGACCCAAGGGTCACCCTGCCGCCGGGCTGGGACTGGGGGCTGCACCCCTGGCACGGGCAAGGGCAGGCATTAGCGGCGGTTTGGGGATGCAGGGAGGGTCAGCTCAatgagggagggcaggggacgCCCGTGCTGGGGCCGGGCAGCTCTACCTGAGAAGAAATGGGCTTTGAAGCCTTTTTTGGAGACGGTGTTGTCGGACTTGAACTCGATCCTCATGTTGTTGTACTGGGAGGTGATGACGTCCGGCTTCTCGGCGCCGCAGAACTTGCCGTGCAGCTTGGAGTCGGCGGTCAGCCCGCTGCGCACCTCCACGAAGTCGTATTTGCAGACCTGCGGGGTGAAAGGCAGGGGGGACACGTGGCTGGTGGCATGGAGGTGCCACCCTGCAAGCCACCAGCAGCATCGGGGAGGGGACACATGAGGGAGAAGGATCGCTCCCCGGTTGACTCACGTCATTGCCCTCCGTCTCGAAGAAGTCGAACTGCAGGGAGATGCGATACTGGGTGGGGGCCACCAGCTGCCAGATGCAGTTCTTATTAGGGGGGTACTCCTTGGGCCAGCCCGGGCTGGTGATGGAGCCGTTGAGCTTGGTGAGGAAACCTCCGCAGGcggctgcagggcaggaggcacccagcacccatcaTGTCCCCGGGCTCCCTGGGATTAGGGATGCTGCacggggcgggtggggggcaCCTACCCTCACAGCGGCGCTTGTCCGAGGCCAGCTCGTAGCCAGGGTCGCAGGCACACTTGTAGCTGCCCAGGGTGTTGACGCAGCGCTGCTCGCAGCCACCGTTATTGGGACGCGAGCACTCGTCCATCTCTGGgcaggggcggcggggctgagcgggcaggcagggctgccggcccccccagcatcccccccgGCGCGTCTCCTACCTTTGAAGAAGTTGACGGCAAAGCCTGCCTTGTTGATGGAGCCGTCGGAGACGAATTTCATCCAGAGCTTGTTGGAGGTGCTTTTGATGTCATCTGGCTTGTCGTAGCCACAGTAGCGCCCGATGAGGCTGCTCGACTCACTGCTGCCGTCCCGGATCTCCAGGTAGTCGTAGGCGCAGCTATCGTGCCGCTCAATCTGGGGGCGGGGGTGTTAGCAGAGTGGGGGGGACACCGTCTTGGCTCCAGCATTCCCAAACCCTGCCTGCTTTCCTTACACCCACACTCCCAGACCCACGCTCGCACCAGCCAAGGGAGCCGGTCTGCTgcatggggaaactgaggcacggaggCGGTGCAGAGGTAGCCAGGCAAGGCAACGACAGCCCCGCTGCAGCCCCAAGCCTGTCCCACGGGGTGCATTTGGATCAGGGAGACGCTGCTGAGGAGTTTTCCCCTTCCCgccccagggaaggggggggaccGGCACGGCAAGGGGGATGCTCACCCACCTCGAAGGACTGGAAGGTCAAACCGACGTGGAAGCCCTCGGAGACGGTGATCTTCCAGACACACACCTTGCTGGGCCGGTAGTCATCGGGGTAGTTGGGGGACTGGATGTGCCCGTTGTCCTTCTTCACTTCCCCCCCGCAGATGGCTGGAAGGGAGGAGAAGCCGTCTGagccccccccttgccccaccgccagccccacaacccctccctgcccacccctaCCTTCGTAGATGGCAAAGAAGCCTTTGCCCACCCAGTTGCTGCTGCTCCGAAACTCAACCCAGAGGCGGCTGTCGGTGGAGATGATGGGCTCGGGCAGCTTGTTCCCGCAAAACCTGCCTGGGGATGAAGGCGTGCTGGGCTGCTGCCGGCCAGgcaccctcctcttcctcgccACCACATCCCACTCCCCCCCACGCCCTCCGCCAGCATCCTAACGGGAAAAACGCTGcttctccccctgctcccctccgGCTTTTCTGGCTGTTTCACAGAAATTGGTTATTTCAGAGTGTGGGGTCAACTGGGACTTGGGGAACATCCAATTCATGGGGATGAGACTGAGACACCGGTGTCTCCCTGGGGAGCAATGTGCTCACCAGCCAGGTCAGCTGGTCTGGTTTCACTGGTGTGGTTAGCAAACTGGGAGCCCCATTTACCCCAATAACCCCTCTGGGACCAGCCCTCCGCCCCCCGCCCCATGGGATTTGGCACATCACGGTCAGGCAGGGATACAGGCAGAGGGGAGCCCCTCgccccgctgcctgcacccGGAGCATCCCcacgcggcggggcgggaggtgAGGGCagcgggcgggcagcggggcaggcagTGCCGGCCGGCCAGGCTAAGAGCTCCCGGTTGGTTACCTCGCAGCGTGGCCTTTCTCCAGAACCCGTCTCTCACCTCCACGTAGTCGTACCAGCACAGCCGGCTTCGGTAGATGTCCAGGGTGGTGAAGTTCAGGATGATCTGaggttggggagggggagaaagagcGTGGGGTGAGTCCCCGCCATGCCCTGCGGGGTCTCTGTCTGCCGGAGCACGGTGCCTGGCCGTGCTGGGTGCCAGCGGTCCAGGTGGCACTCGGACCCACTCCATGGTGATGCCCAGCAGCATCCCGAGCCACAGCGAGGCACCGGACAGGGGGATGCTGGGGTCAGGGGCACCCCGAAAAAAAGGGTAGAAGATGGGgcaaggagaaagaggagggtTGGGAGAAGATGGGGTGCCTTCAGCGCCGCGCCAGCGGCTGGTACCTTCTCTCCGGGGGTGACGGAGATCCTCCAGACGCAGTGCATGTGGGCAGAGTATCCATTGGGGAATTCAGGGGAGGAGAAGTTGCCCTGGCTGTCCTGGAGTGTCTCCCCACAGGctgcaaagggggaaaagcatgGGTCAGACCACCGGGAAGCCTCTACCGGCATCGGGATGAGCAGCATTGGGTTCGGACCAGCCgttgcccccagccccccgtgcACTTTGTCCACCCAAATTCCCAGCCCCGAGGACAGCTCTGCAAAAAACCACCATCACCGCCTTGCTGCAGTAAccccaaaaagccccaaaccacacTGGAGCGGCTGGCGATGCTCCCAGCTCCCCGGCACCCCCTTGCAAGCACCGTGCCCCCCTCCCAGCCGCTGAGCCCCAGGTGGGGCAGGAGCCATCCCATGGCCCCCCCACGCCCTGCCACGCCGCGGGGGCCCGGCTCGCCGCCCGGGCTCCAGGCAGGTTTACGCGGCCGTGGCTGGATCCGGCCCAGCGCTGCCATCTGGAAGCCACATGATGCTGCGGCCACGGCACACGGCGCTTCGCTCCGGCTGTCGCGAGGCCAAGGCGGCCGCCCCCCACCTCCCGCTCGGGGGGGGTTGCGAGATGAAAGGTGAAACGTTAAAAAAAGGCGGCTTGAAACCTGGGcttgctgccttttttccctccttgcttTACAGTGGAaacaaagggaagggaaagccgggctgcagaggggcattttattttgggcttttttttttttccccctccaaacTAATCACTTTTCCTGCTCGTGCTcgcagccccgctcccctgcagcccccaaacATGGCACGGCTGGCTGCCGGGGCCCCTCACAAAGGCGCCCCTCTTCCAGGCTGCTAATTAGTTGCTGGAATTAAGTAGGAGCGTGCAGGAGCCAAACTCCTTGCAGATGTTGCTGGTACAGTCCCAGAGCACGTGCCTGCAGCCAGGGGACTCGTgccagcctccccagcacctGGAGCAATGCCACTGCTTGTGGGCCACGGGTCTCAGTGCCATTCGAGGTGCCAATATGTGCGCTGGGTGTGCCGAGCATCCCTGGCTCTGCACCATCCCTGGGGAGGACCGTGGTCTGCGGTGGGGCCATGCTCTCCCACCCTGCCAGTAAGAGCCCTGCATAATGCCCAGCCATGCCTCATCCAAAACCCTCTTGCTGTTGGGGTGGCTCGGAGGATGCTTTTGGAGAACAGGCTCCGAGGATGCTTTGCTCTCAGAGGATGCTCTGCTGTCAGAGGATGCTCTCAGGTGATGCTCTGCTCTTCAGGGATGCTCTTGGAGGATGCTTTTTGGGGGCCACTCTTGGGGGGGATGCTCTTTTCTTGGGGAagtgggaggagagggcagctgaggATGCCCTTGCTCACACGGGCAGAGACCCGAGGCCCATCGCAGTCTTCCATTTAGCTTCGGCTCACAAACACCCCAGAAAAGTGCTGTGGATGGAGAAAGGCCACTTGCGTGCTCCTTGCAGGGACTCTGACGGTGAGGAAGACCCCAAAAAGTGTTTTTCCGCTGGAAACAGGGGATCAGCCAGGGCGGTGCTTCCTTTGTCAAGTCCCGGGGTGAAAGCAGAGCCATTCCCCAGGAGATACGGCCCCTGCACACTCGCCCCAGGCAGATCAGCCCA
The sequence above is drawn from the Phalacrocorax carbo chromosome 24, bPhaCar2.1, whole genome shotgun sequence genome and encodes:
- the BMP1 gene encoding bone morphogenetic protein 1 isoform X2: MAGLRSCGLLLCLLLARAMHFPDYSYVLEEEEEDAEPLDYKDPCKAAAFLGDIALDEEDLRLFHVDRVVDLARHTITRLPTNSSGSNATGTSPRPGHPPRNRGRQRARSRRAATSRPERVWPDGVIPYVISGNFSGSQRAIFRQAMRHWEKHTCVTFLERNDEDSYIVFTYRPCGCCSYVGRRGGGPQAISIGKNCDKFGIVVHELGHVIGFWHEHTRPDRDDHVSIIRENIQPGQEYNFLKMEPEEVESLGETYDFDSIMHYARNTFSRGIFLDTILPKYDVNGVRPAIGQRTRLSKGDIAQARKLYRCPACGETLQDSQGNFSSPEFPNGYSAHMHCVWRISVTPGEKIILNFTTLDIYRSRLCWYDYVEVRDGFWRKATLRGRFCGNKLPEPIISTDSRLWVEFRSSSNWVGKGFFAIYEAICGGEVKKDNGHIQSPNYPDDYRPSKVCVWKITVSEGFHVGLTFQSFEIERHDSCAYDYLEIRDGSSESSSLIGRYCGYDKPDDIKSTSNKLWMKFVSDGSINKAGFAVNFFKEMDECSRPNNGGCEQRCVNTLGSYKCACDPGYELASDKRRCEAACGGFLTKLNGSITSPGWPKEYPPNKNCIWQLVAPTQYRISLQFDFFETEGNDVCKYDFVEVRSGLTADSKLHGKFCGAEKPDVITSQYNNMRIEFKSDNTVSKKGFKAHFFSEKKQQLQPPKSRPPGLKFRLQKRLRGPS